From the genome of Primulina eburnea isolate SZY01 chromosome 12, ASM2296580v1, whole genome shotgun sequence, one region includes:
- the LOC140808046 gene encoding transcription factor HHO3-like produces MIINTLDHSDFSEKMQRFQDYIQALQEERDKIQVFRRELPLCFELVTQAIETCKHQFSGTTTECNLRGQSECSEQTSCPVFEEFIPLKRASSLSDGEEQESQKQNKDLGDISNTDGEKNGNEKNSKKSDWLRSVQLWNQTPDPSSKEDSPRKVVVTEVKRNGGAFQPFKKEKSLGTSGTPTAPTQVPKNKSPPPASASSTADTGGRNKKEDKEGESLRKARRCWSPELHRRFVQSLHQLGGSQVATPKQIRELMKVDGLTNDEVKSHLQKYRLHTRRHSPSNQNNNNAQQTPQFVVVGGIWVPPEYAAAMATTTTSGDAPTTPAGIYAPVASLAQPFREASASPKQRQLHSGDSGSHSGEGGVHSHSPATSSSTHTTTASPSY; encoded by the exons ATGATCATCAACACCTTAGATCACAGTGATTTTTCAGAGAAAATGCAGAGATTTCAAGATTATATACAAGCTTTACAGGAAGAGCGTGACAAGATTCAAGTTTTTCGACGTGAGCTGCCTCTCTGTTTTGAGCTTGTTACACAAG CAATTGAGACATGCAAACATCAGTTCTCTGGGACGACGACAGAGTGTAATTTACGCGGGCAATCTGAATGTTCCGAGCAGACATCGTGTCCGGTTTTTGAAGAGTTTATTCCATTAAAGAGGGCCTCGTCTCTTTCTGATGGTGAAGAACAAGAATCCCAGAAGCAAAATAAGGATTTAGGTGATATCAGTAATACAGATGGTGAGAAGAATGGTAATGAGAAGAATTCCAAGAAATCAGACTGGCTTAGATCTGTTCAGCTTTGGAATCAGACCCCAGATCCATCTTCAAAAGAG GATTCACCAAGAAAGGTGGTGGTTACGGAGGTGAAGAGAAATGGCGGTGCATTTCAACCGTTTAAGAAGGAGAAaagtttaggcactagcggaaCTCCAACTGCTCCTACGCAAGTGCCAAAGAATAAGTCACCGCCACCGGCATCCGCCAGTTCCACGGCGGACACCGGTGGCAGAAATAAGAAGGAAGATAAAGAAGGGGAGTCTCTAAGAAAAGCAAGGAGGTGTTGGTCGCCGGAATTACACAGAAGATTTGTGCAATCCCTTCATCAACTTGGTGGTTCCCAAG TTGCTACACCTAAACAGATAAGGGAGTTGATGAAGGTTGATGGGCTCACAAATGATGAGGTTAAAAGTCATTTACAG AAGTATCGATTGCACACAAGAAGACATAGTCCTTCGAATCAAAACAACAATAACGCGCAACAAACACCTCAGTTTGTGGTAGTGGGAGGAATATGGGTGCCACCGGAATATGCTGCTGCCATGGCTACGACCACTACATCCGGGGATGCTCCCACTACGCCTGCCGGAATATACGCCCCAGTTGCCTCCCTGGCACAACCCTTTCGAGAAGCATCAGCTTCCCCGAAACAAAGGCAATTACACTCCGGTGACAGTGGCAGCCATAGTGGTGAAGGTGGGGTTCATTCCCATTCCCCGGCCACCTCGTCCTCCACGCATACGACCACCGCCTCGCCGTCttactga